From the Sebastes fasciatus isolate fSebFas1 chromosome 3, fSebFas1.pri, whole genome shotgun sequence genome, one window contains:
- the pi4k2a gene encoding phosphatidylinositol 4-kinase type 2-alpha — protein MDETSPLVSPLRDSGDFSYCPTEPTSPRGSFGSTPGSVVRIPAGSPGRSRERQPLLDRDRGSSPREPHRNEFPEDPEFREIIRKAERAIEEGIYPERIYQGSSGSYFVKDSQGKIIGVFKPKNEEPYGQLNPKWTKWLQKLCCPCCFGRDCLVLNQGYLSEAGASLVDQKLELNIVPRTKVVYLASETFNYSAIDRVKSRGKRLALEKVPKVGQRFHRIGLPPKVGSFQIFVDGYKDADFWLRRFEAEPLPENTNRQLQLQFERLVVLDYIIRNTGMGNDNWLLKYDCPMDSGNRDTDWVVVKDPIIKLAAIDNGLAFPLKHPDSWRAYPFYWAWLSQAKVPFSQEIRELVLPKLSDPNFIKDLEEDLYELFKKDPGFDRGQFHKQVAVMRGQILNLCQALKDGKTPLQLVQMPPVIVETARAPQRANSESYTQSFQSRRPFFTWW, from the exons ATGGACGAGACGAGTCCTCTGGTCTCTCCGCTGCGGGACTCGGGTGATTTCAGCTACTGTCCCACGGAGCCCACCAGCCCCCGGGGCTCGTTTGGAAGCACCCCGGGCTCGGTGGTGCGCATCCCGGCGGGCAGTCCTGGTCGCAGCCGGGAGAGACAGCCGCTGCTGGACCGGGACCGTGGCAGCTCGCCTCGGGAGCCGCACAGGAACGAGTTCCCGGAGGATCCCGAGTTCAGAGAGATCATCCGAAAGGCCGAGCGAGCCATAGAGGAGGGGATCTACCCGGAGAGGATCTACCAGGGGTCCAGTGGAAGCTACTTTGTCAAAGACTCCCAGGGG AAAATCATCGGCGTGTTCAAACCTAAGAATGAAGAGCCCTACGGCCAGCTGAACCCCAAGTGGACCAAGTGGCTCCAGAAACTGTGTTGTCCCTGCTGTTTTGGCCGCGACTGTTTGGTCCTGAACCAGGGGTACCTCTCGGAGGCCGGGGCCAGCCTGGTCGACCAGAAACTGGAGCTCAACATCGTTCCCAGGACCAAG GTGGTGTACCTGGCTAGCGAAACATTCAACTACAGTGCCATAGACCGGGTGAAGTCTCGAGGAAAGAGGCTAGCCCTGGAGAAGGTGCCTAAAGTGGGCCAGCGTTTCCACAGGATTGGACTGCCGCCCAAG GTTGGCTCCTTCCAGATCTTCGTTGATGGATACAAGGATGCAGATTTCTGGCTGCGGAGGTTCGAAGCGGAGCCTCTTCCTGAAAACACCAACCGTCAGCTCCAGCTGCAGTTCGAGCGGCTCGTAGTCCTCGATTACATCATCAGGAACACAGGCAT GGGAAATGACAACTGGTTGCTGAAGTATGACTGTCCCATGGACTCTGGAAATAGG GACACAGACTGGGTGGTAGTAAAGGATCCCATCATCAAGCTGGCAGCTATAGACAACGGCCTCGCCTTCCCACTCAAACACCCCGACTCCTGGAGAGCCT ACCCATTCTACTGGGCGTGGCTATCCCAGGCCAAAGTTCCTTTCTCCCAGGAAATCAGAGAGCTGGTCCTGCCCAAACTCTCTGACCCAAATTTCATCAAAGACCTGGAAGAGGATTTGTACGAATTATTCAAG AAAGACCCTGGTTTTGACAGAGGACAGTTTCACAAACAAGTAGCCGTAATGAGGGGGCAG ATCCTGAACCTGTGCCAAGCCCTGAAGGACGGTAAAACGCCCCTGCAGTTGGTCCAGATGCCCCCAGTAATCGTGGAAACAGCCAGAGCACCTCAGAGAGCCAACAGTGAGTCCTACACACAGAGTTTCCAGAGCAGAAGACCCTTCTTCACCTGGTGGTAG
- the LOC141764068 gene encoding phosphoglycerate mutase 1-like gives MAAYKLVLIRHGESCWNQENRFCGWFDADLSDTGEHEAKRGGQALKDAGYEFDICYTSVLKRAIRTLWFVLDSIDQMWLPVHRTWRLNERHYGGLTGLNKAETAEKHGEAQVKIWRRSFDTPPPPMDEEHDFYQTISKDRRYADLTEEQLPSCESLKDTIARALPFWNEEIVPQIKEGKRVLIAAHGNSLRGIVKHLEGMSEEDIMELNLPTGIPIVYELDKNLKPLGPMQFLGDEETVKKAMAAVAAQGKAKK, from the exons ATGGCTGCCTACAAGCTGGTGCTGATCCGCCATGGAGAGAGCTGCTGGAACCAGGAGAACCGCTTCTGCGGCTGGTTCGACGCGGACCTGAGCGACACCGGAGAGCATGAGGcaaagagaggaggacaggCCCTGAAAG ACGCTGGCTATGAATTTGATATTTGCTACACCTCCGTCCTGAAGAGGGCCATCCGCACCCTGTGGTTTGTTCTGGACAGCATCGACCAGATGTGGCTGCCCGTCCACCGGACCTGGCGCCTCAATGAGCGTCACTACGGTGGCCTGACTGGGCTGAACAAGGCTGAAACAGCAGAAAAGCACGGAGAGGCCCAGGTCAAGATCTGGAGGCGCTCTTTCGACACTCCCCCCCCACCCATGGATGAGGAGCATGACTTCTATCAGACCATCAGCAAG GACCGCCGTTACGCTGACCTGACGGAGGAACAGCTTCCCAGCTGTGAGAGTCTCAAGGACACCATCGCCAGGGCTCTGCCCTTCTGGAACGAAGAGATCGTTCCACAGATCAAAGAGGGAAAGAGGGTGCTGATCGCAGCCCACGGCAACAGTCTCCGGGGCATCGTCAAGCATCTTGAGG GAATGTCAGAGGAGGACATCATGGAGCTGAACCTGCCCACAGGTATCCCCATCGTGTACGAGCTGGACAAGAACCTGAAGCCTTTAGGACCCATGCAGTTCCTGGGAGATGAGGAGACAGTCAAGAAGGCCATGGCAGCTGTGGCTGCTCAGGGAAAAGCCAAGAAATAG
- the exosc1 gene encoding exosome complex component CSL4 — protein sequence MSPMKLCVPGDKLCSAENCIPGTGVYLRHGYIYSSLAGYVLKKNEGEELPVISVVRETETQLLPDVGAIVTCKVTSINPRFAKVHILYVGSTPLKDRFRGTIRKEDVRATEKDKVETYKSFRPGDIVLAKVISLGDVQSNYLLTTAENELGVVVAHSEAGAQMVPISWCEMQCPRTHGKEFRKVARVQPLYLQA from the exons ATGTCGCCCATGAAGCTGTGTGTTCCAG GTGACAAGCTATGCAGTGCAGAAAACTGCATCCCCGGCACGGGAGTATATCTGCGGCACGGATACATATACTCCTCACTAGCTGGCTACGTGCTCAAGAAAAACgagggagaggag tTGCCAGTGATTTCAGTGGTGAGGGAAACAGAAACGCAACTACTACCCGATGTAGGAGCAATAGTCACTTGTAAG GTGACCAGCATCAACCCCAGGTTCGCCAAGGTCCACATCCTTTATGTAGGCTCCACACCGCTGAAGGACCGCTTCAGAGGAACAATCAG GAAAGAAGATGTGCGCGCAACAGAGAAAGACAAG GTGGAGACATACAAAAGCTTCAGACCTGGTGACATCGTCTTGGCGAAAGTC ATTTCTCTCGGTGATGTGCAGTCTAACTACCTGTTGACTACAGCGGAGAATGAACTGGGGGTGGTGGTGGCACACAGTGAAGCAG GTGCCCAGATGGTTCCCATCAGCTGGTGCGAGATGCAGTGCCCGCGGACGCACGGCAAAGAGTTCCGCAAAGTGGCGCGAGTGCAGCCGTTGTATCTACAGGCATGA